The following DNA comes from Poecile atricapillus isolate bPoeAtr1 chromosome 30, bPoeAtr1.hap1, whole genome shotgun sequence.
GAATCCCATAGAAACCCCATAGGAACCTcatagatgcttctagaaccccaTGGAAACCTCCAGAACCCCAAAGAAACGTCTAGAACCCcatagatgcttctagaaccccatagaaaccCCATAGGAACCTcatagatgcttctagaaccccatagatgcttctagaaccTCATAGAAACCCCATAGGGATCTcatagatgcttctagaaccccaTAGAAACATCTAAAACTCcatagatgcttctagaaccccaTAGATGTCTCTAGAAACCCATAGATGCCTGAAGAACCCCATGGAAACCTCCAGAACCCCATAGAAACCCCATAGAAACCTcatagatgcttctagaaccccatagatgcttctagaaccccatagaaaccCCATAGGAACCCcatagatgcttctagaaccccaAAGAAACTTCTAGAACctcacaaattattttagaacCCCAAAGATGCTTCTAGAACTCAATAAAAATCTCTACAACCTCATAAATGCTTTTAGAACTCCATAGAAACCTCCAGAACCCcatagatgcttctagaaccccacagatgcttctagaaccccaTAGGACCCTCATAGGTGTTTCTAGAACCCCATAGACACATCAAGAACCCCATAGAATCTTCTAGAACCCCATAGAAAACTCCAGAAACCCCATAAATGGTTTTAGAACCCCACAGAAACCTCCAGAACCCCACAGAAACCTCCAGAACCCCATAGAATCCTCCAGAACCCCATAGAAACCTCCAGAACCCCATAGAAACCTCCAGAACCCCACAGAAACCTCCAGAACCCCATAGAAACCTCCAGAACCCCACAGAAACCTCCAGAACCCCGTGGACACATCCAGAAGCCCAGGAACACCAGGGGTTCCTACTCCAGCTCTGAGGTGGAGATCCAGTTCCACCGCGTCACCGTGGGCAAGGGCCACGGCAGCGCCAGCGTCAGCGCCGGGCCCGTCAAGGTGACGGCCACCATGTCCAGGGCCACCGACTCCGTGCTCAGGGTGgtgctggagggacaggacggGTGGCTGGAGAGGTCGGGCTCGGGGAGGCACTACCAGGAGAAGTGAGGAGCCGAGGCCTCGGGCAGCTGGAGGTGTCTCCAGAAGCTTCTGGATGCAGCTGGAACCCCATGAGTGCTTCTGGAACCCcatagatgcttctagaaccccatagatgcttctagaaccccaTAGAAACATCTAGAGCTCCATAAATGGTTCTAGAACCTCATAGATGCCTGAAGAACCCCATGGAAACCTCCAGAACCCCATAGAAACCCCATAGAAACCTcatagatgcttctagaaccccatagatgcttctagaaccccatagaaaccCCATAGGAACCTcatagatgcttctagaaccccaaagaaacctctagaacctcacaaattattttagaacCCCAAAGATGCTTCTAGAACTCAATAAAAATCTCTACAACCTCATAAATGCTTTTAGAACTCCATAGAAACCTCCAGAACCCCATAGATGCTTCTAGAAACCCACAAAAACATCCAGAAACCCCATAAATGCTTTTAGAACCCTTCTAGAAACATCTAGAACCCTGTAGACACATCCAGAACCCCAcagaaacctccagaaaccccaaagaaacctccagaaccccacagaaacctccagaaccccacagaaacctccagaaaccccaCAGAAACCTCCAGAACCCCATAGAATCCTCCAGAAACCTCATAGAAACCTCCAGAACCCCAtagaaacctccagaaaccccatagaaacctccagaaccccatagaaacctccagaaccccatagaaacctccagaaacctcatagaaacctccagaaccccacagaaacctccagaaaccccatagaaacctccagaaccccacagaaacctccagaaccccacagaaacctccagaaccccatagaaacctccagaaccccatagaaacctccagaaaccccaCAGAAACCTCCAGAACCCCACAGAAACCTCCAGAACCCCGTGGACACATCCAGAAGCCCAGGAACACCAGGGGTTCCTACTCCAGCTCTGAGGTGGAGATCCAGTTCCACCGCGTCACCGTGGGCAAGGGCCACGGCAGCGCCAGCGTCAGCGCCGGGCCCGTCAAGGTGACGGCCACCATGTCCAGGGCCACCGACTCCGTGCTCAGGGTGgtgctggagggacaggacggGTGGCTGGAGAGGTCGGGCTCGGGGAGGCACTACCAGGAGAAGTGAGGAGCCGAGGCCTCGGGCAGCTGGAGGTGTCTCCAGAAGCTTCTGGATGCAGCTGGAACCCCATAGATGCTGTTAGAACCCcatagatgcttctagaaccccaCAGATGCCTCTAGAACCCCATAGATGCTGTTAGAAACCCATAGATGCTGTtagaaccccatagaaaccTCTAGAACTCCATAAATGCTTCTAGAACCTCATAGATGCCTGTAGAACCCCATAGAAACATCCAGAAACCCCATAAATGCTTTTAGAACCCCATAGAAACATCTAGAACCCTGTAGACACATCCAGAACCCCAcagaaacctccagaaaccccacagaaacctccagaaccccacagaaacctccagaaaccccaCAGAAACCTCCAGAACCCCACAGAAACCTCCAGAACCCCATAGAATCCTCCAGAACCCAACAGAAACCTCCAGAACCCCACAGAAACCTCCAGAAACTCCACAGAAACTTCCAGAACCCCATAGAATCCTCCAGAAACCTCATAGAAACTTCCAGAAACCCCACAGAAACCTCCAGAAGCCCATAGAAACCTCCAGAACCCATAGAAACCCCATAGGAACTTcatagatgcttctagaaccccatagaaaccccatagaaaccccatagatgct
Coding sequences within:
- the LOC131589855 gene encoding uncharacterized protein LOC131589855 — protein: MGFLWASGGFCGVSGSFYEVSGGFYGVLEVSVEFLEVSVGFWRFLLGSGGFYGVLEVSVGFWRFLWGFWRFLWGSGGFCGVSGGFCGVLDVSVGFWRFLWGFWRFLWGSGGFYGVLEVSVGFWRFLWGSGGFYGVSGGFCGVLEVSMRFLEVSMGFWRFLWGSGGFYGVSGGFYGVLEVSMRFLEDSMGFWRFLWGFWRFLWGSGGFCGVLEVSLGFLEVSVGFWRFLWGSGGFCGVLEVSMGFWRFLWGSGGFYGVLEVSVGFWRFLWGSKTIYGVSGVFYGVLEDSMGFLMCLWGSRNTYEGPMGF